The nucleotide sequence ATACATTCCGTCAATATATGGTAAACGTCTTCCCTTGCACCTGGGCAGTCTGGGCAAAAAGGTGAagatactttttttagtaaaaatgcaAATTTGTTTAACGGAATGTGTCCGGAGCGAAGTCTGTACGAGATTACTAAGTCCTGCCGGCACAATTTATTACAGTCGTACATCCAAGATATATCACAGGGCTGAGGTTGGATCGTCTTGTACCAAATTCCTTTTTGTTTGGACCTTTGATCAAAGTATTCATGCCAAATCTGTTTGCAACGTTTTTTGACCACGTATATGTATTCTGTATAATACGGCGCAATGCTCATTTCGATTCCGTCATTACAGGCTTGCTTTGCATAAGAGTCAACCCGTTCGTTGCCAGAAATACCAATATGTGACGGAATccattgtaatattatatttcggttttgttttaatttttgtaagagaTCTAATATAGTATAGGCTATCGGTGTTCCTCGTATAGATGAGGTACACCGAGCCAGATGTTGCAATGCACTTTTCGCATCCGAGAGTATTACAAACTTATCATAATTTATCGTCTGAATGTAAGCCATAGCTTCGGCTATACCAATCAGTTCCGCGTGCATAATGGATATTCTCGAGCTTatctttaatttaatattggTCTCTGTCTGTGGGTCGTAAAAAGCAACGCCAATACTGTCATTATCAATTGATGcatcagtaaatattttataaaaatcagggtatttagaatttagatgttCAGCGCACTTTAACCTAAGGTCAACAGAGTTATATAAACGTTTAGCTTTATGAACTTCTGGTAGTATTGAAATTACATTTTGTGAAACATTAATTTGAGACATCCATGTatttaatgaaaacatttctaaCTGTGTACTGGAGTGTATGAAGATATCTTTATATTCTAAGTGTATTGAAACTAATAGGGGTTTTTTCTTACTTCTCCAATAGGCAGTTTGATAATCAGCTGCACATCTGCTAAGTAGGGCaattactttattttctttGGATGACTCTGCTTTAAACCAAAACTTTCCACCTAAATATTGTCTACGTACAGTCAATGGTGGTAAGCATAATTCACTTTCCATGACATGTATGGGGGTGGTTTTCACAAATCCTCCAATAACTCTCATAGCTTGGTTTTGAATTACGTCTAATTTGGCCAAATGTGATCGTGCGCtgttatcaaataaaaaactggCATAGTCAAGTCTACTCCTTATAAGAGAAATATATATTTTCCTCAACCATTTAGGATGAATACCCCAACCAGGCCCAACCAAcactttaaatatatttaaaaactttaaaactttttgtttaaCTTCGTTGATGTTTTTACTCCATTTTAGTTTTCGATCCAACCACAGCCCTAGATATTTCACATTCTCAACAACCTCCATAGGATGGTTTCCAATTCTGAGATTGATCGATTTCCCAATATGACTTCTGTTAAAAATGCATATTTTACTCTTATACGGCGAAACGTCGAGGCCCAAATTTTGAACTAACATCCCAAATGAATCCAATGCAACTTGTAATTTATTTCCCGCCATAGCCAAATTTTTATTCGCCGCATACAACACGAAGTCATCAGCATATTGGGAAATCGAGACattatgaatttttttacaaatgtgtGCTGTCACTACATTAAACAATAACGGAGATAGGGGGTCTCCTTGGGCTAATCCACGACTACAATGTCTGCTTACATTTATTTTGTCTACACCTATTACGTTCATGGTTCTATAATTCAAATAGTTCCATAGATATCCACACAATTTCGATCCAATACCGTAGCAATCCAGTGAGTACAGAAGGCTGTCAACATCTACGTTATTGTATGCACTCACTATGTCTATAAAGCAACAAACCGTGGGAGTCTTTCGGCCTAAATTGGTTTCAATATCAATAACTAGCTGACTTAAGTTATCTAGACACGAGCGCGCTTTCCTGAAGCCACTCGTGTATGCAGAAAATACGTTAGATTTCTCAAAATACCATTCAAGTCTTGTATTTAAAATCGAGTGAAATACTTTGCATATACAAGATATTAAAGAAATAGGTCGTAATGTTACCTGTGGTTGTTGATTTTGACCTGGTTTGGGGATTGGTTGGACACTAATTTCTTGCCATTGTTGTGGAACAGATCCATGTTCTAGACACATATTATATAATCGTAGCAACCAGTCTTTGCCACGTTCTGGTAAGTTTTTGATCATCGAATATGAAATCATATCTGACCCCGGGGCAGTATCTTTAGATTTTATGGCCACCTCCAGCTCCTGTCTAGAGATCGGGGTTTCTAGATGTGAGTTGTTCGAGTAAAACTTTGGACGCTTGTTTACAACATAGTCAGGCGTAAGACTTCGAAGAAGATTATTAGCACAGTCTCtatcaataaaatttttttttgaatatcgtCCTTTTAACCATTTCATGCGGAACCACATTTCATTTATTGAAGATACTTCACTAATTGAATCGCAAAAATTTTGCCATGATTTTGATTTAGAATTACGTATTACTCTTTGGGCtgttgaaattttgttttgtaatgtaTCTAAATTATTTGGCGTGGGGCTTGCTCTGAAATTTACGAGCGCCAATCTACGTTCAGCAATAGATTTTGAGACAATCATATTCCAGTATGGCTTAGgcgcaaaattattatttggactcagattaattttaatatatggGATGTATTTATCAGCTGCTTTATTTAAACAGTCCAAAAATAGATTATAAGCATATTGTAATTCTGATGGCATAACTAAATCAGCTAATAAAGATTCTAACTCTGAACTATAAGACTTCCAATtcgcatttttaaaattcctttttttaataaaattattaaccgGTAAACAGTAATTAAATGACAACTTAATAGCTACATGATCACTTCCTAGTAATTCGTTAGTGGTTTGCCACTCGAAATTTAACGCAATATCTGACGATAACAAGGATAGATCAGGGGAGGATTGTTGTAGATTCCCATTTACTAATGTTATTCTAGTTGGTTTACTGCTATTGTTAAGTGTTATAAAGCTACTTTCAATAAGGGATTCAAAAATTTGTGCTCCCCTACAATCTATCTTGTTTGACCAGTTCGAGTGGTGTCCGTTGAAGTCACCCAGTAATAAAGTTCTATGGCTATTTAATGAAAACAGTTCATCCCAATCGGTTTGCGATGTTCTTGTTGATGGGGCACAATATATGGCAcaaatattttcaacacttTCACAATTATGAATTTTGACATGGAGAAATTCAATTTCTGTATTATTTAAACTAGTCTGGCATACCTGAGAACTAATAGATTTATGTGTGATTATTGCAACTCCTCCATAACCATCACCCCTGTCTTTTCGATAGATATTGTAGCCTGCTATCCTGATGTCCATATTTGTTGATAGCCATGTTTCGCTGAGAACGGCAATGTGTATTTTTTCTTGCAATAACAGTTGTTCAAATTCAATCAATTTGGGTTTCAAACTTCTACAATTCCACTGTATAATGTTAAGTTTTATTCTACCCATAGGCGAAGATATTCTTTAGTATTGGTAATTCCGAAATTATATCCTTGAACCATGTAGCCGTCCATTCCCATATTACTTCACAAGCCTGCATCATTTTGTCTTTCAATGTCACACTGCGCATAAATATGATGTCTCTTAATTTTTCTACTAATAGCTTAAATGATCGCGACGGGTCATTCCTTTTGTTATTAGAGCGACTATCTCCTTGTGTAGTATTTGCAGTGTGGGGCATCTCTTGGGTATATATCTCTGAATCTGAAGACATATCCCAGTCCATGGTGTTACGTGACTGATATCTTTTCTTTTGTCGCGATTCGGTGTTTGCATTGGTTTTGTCACTTTTATGCCTATTAGATTTCGAGGATTTGTTAGGTCCTGAAGTGGGTTTCGTAGCTTCTGCATATGTTTTGGAATTCTGCTTTGGTTGGTTTGTCTCTTGTTGCTTGGTTGGTTCCTCTCGGGTCGTAAATGCAGGAAAATTATCCTCGTCTATGGATATTTTGGATGGCACTGAGGAAGGGGGTACATAAATAGTACTTGCTCGTTTATAAGTACAATTGAACTCGGCCATTAACTCTCTTATACGTCTTTCTTTACAATACACAGGACAGGTCCGCAAAAATGCTGTATGTCTCCCCAAGCAGTTCACACATTTAAAATGGGTAGTCTCGCAGTTATCATGATTGCCGGTACATTTAGGGCAGACTATTTTTTTTGACGGACAGAATTTTTTAGTGTGTCCATATCTCCAACACTTACTACACTGCGTGACTTGAAATATGTAGCGTTCGACCTTCACTTTCAtgccatatatatagatatatgGTGGTAAGGAGGAACCTTTAAATCCAAGACGTATAGTTTCACTTTCAGCCCAATCAGATGTTTCACTTTCTCTTCGGAACAGCCTTTTAATCGAGACCACTTCTATGTCGGACGTAATACTAGTTTGTATATCTTTTATATCAACATCCACTTCAATATCTCTTATGGTGCCGTATGACAGAGAAACCTCCTGCGATTTATAACATTTCCAACCCTTCTCTTGAAATACCTTTGATGTGACTAATTTTTCAGCACTGTTTTCATCAtcaaataatacaaaaattttgTAAGGTGAGACATATTTGACTTTATATATATTggtaatattttcttctttaAGGCATCTCGCTAATTCTATTTTTTTGGGAATTTTATCTTTACAAGTTATACatacttcaattttatctttttcttcttcttcttccttcGACACTCGTCTACGATTTCGTTTTTTATTCCTTGAATACACTGTCCACGATTCTTCTTCATCCGTCTCCCGTTGTCTCTTCTTACGCGCGTTATTTTGCTCATAACTCCTGTAGTCTTCCCAACCGTCCGTCTCTGGTAAGTCTTCATTAATACGTTCCGACTCGTCGTTCATCTCAGCTTCGGCTTCCGAATGCAATTCTGCGCTCGCCATTTTTAATGTAACGCATATTACATTCACTCAATACGGCGGCTAGAACACCCGCTTGTGCATAAAGCACGCTGCACCTAGCCGCCAAACCGGTTTCGAATATCACAGTGAAATAACTCACTCGATGCAACCAGATGCGACCGTATCGCACGGTCTACACCTCAATActgaagggctaacttgtatctgaataaaaaataaaaaccagaaGTCTTCAAACttctatctaaataataaaaattaattattgttctaTTTGTtttatagataggtattattaagatatcttttaattcaatttaaatCACTAGATAGGTAAAAACACATTAAACCAACTGGGTAGTTGCTTCGCCGATGTAGGTATttgaatacatattatgtaattattattatagtaataattacagatttTCAATCGATCTTCTGACGGAATAATATTAATGGACCTAGGTATCTGTGTTATAAAATTGcacttttagattttatttagtGCCGAATGCTggcaatcataatattatgtaggatgcaattattttaataatatagttacGTAAAGTATACTGTTGCTAGACTGTTGCATTTTCTatcatttaaaaagaaatattaataaatcttaCTTTCATTCTAATTATCAGGGAGAGAAATCTTACCTAACCGACCTCAACCTTACttggtatttattatatttaagtactaaagtacttactacttggtgatattttttttctttttcaacaGTATTCGTGATACCGCAACGATGGGTGATGGCCATCATGGGTTTCCTGGCCGTAGCGAACGCGTACACGATGCGTGTGTGCCTCAACATAGCCATTACACAGATGGTGAGGCGGCACGCAGCGACTTCGGCCTACGAAGTCGGCTCGTGCCCTGGTGACGTAGATGAAGTGACAGATGAAAGCAAGGTGTGTAAAATTCCTTAGGTACTGTATGCATATAGCCATCATAAAGATGATAAGGCAGCACACGGTGACATCGGCCTACAAAATTGGCTCGTGACATGGTGACGTTGATGAAGTTGTAGATGACAGCAGGGTGTGTTATATTTCTTTCTCTATGAATCACACACAGATGATAAGGCGGCATGCACAGACATCGGTATACGAAGGCGGTTCGTACCCTGGTGACATCGATGAAATGACTGATGTTAGCGAGGTGTGCAAAATtccttaggtaagtaggtatactctaTGAACATAGCCAACATAAAGATGATAAGGAAGCACACGGCGACATCGGCCTACGAAGACGGCTCGTACCCTGGTGACGTAGATGAAATTAAAGATACATAGCACATATCACATGCAGACAGATACATAGCAAGATGATTCTTTACTCTATGAATATAACTAGATACCACACAGCTAGATAGTGAGGCGGTACCGGCCATTTAAACCTACGAAGATGGTTCGAGCCATGGTGACATGGATTCATCCATGTCACCATGGCTCGAAGATGGTGGCATGGTTAAAGATGATACACTACGGCAATACGTTGAAGGTAAGTGGTATAAGTACGGCGTTCATGCACTATGAACTTAGACATAGAGTATTTTCAAAACTAGCAAAGCTTGCTTCGTTATCgtgttacttaatttaaaaaaaaaaagattttgctTGTGGTTAAAGAcagaataaaattttatgtttcctCTACTTTGACGAAATGTCAGTGGGACACAAACGTTCGGGGCACCAGCCACCAGACTACGAGACTCTACGAGAGATAGTACAAATGAACGGATATCATGTAGATATCTAGATACGATTTTAAGACATCAAAATGTTAGGTCAGAATGCAATAAAACTGCAAGCAATTTTATTGCGTTTAGTATATAAACGTTCTCTTTCACAATATACCTATCTAGAGTACGTATGTAGCGCGTGTTTTGTTTTGATCTCTTTGTTTTGCGGTCAAGTTTGCGGTCATAAACCTATGCGGCCGAATAACAATTTGATCTGAAAGTGGAAGCCACAACTTGACCTTGACCGCAAAAGATCGCTGTGACTAATCCTTTACCGAAACAAAGTATCGCAATCTCAATCATCAATCGCACTTTACGCGAATAATAAAAACGGttcaatttaaaaatctttcacggtttcaattgttttattttaatttcaaagttaATTAAAAAGACGATCAGCGAGCCAATCTATTTTAAGCATGAAGTTAACaagttcttttttaaatatgtagatactAGATACCTGATTAAACAAAGGCAAGGTGAAGAACAAAATCCAGAAATAGGTAGGCCGGAAttcgtattatttttaataaaaatattagccatgccaattgatattcccctttccccttcatctaagcgtaaagtttgtgctagaagtaggtacctacgacaatttagtgcaacggctggggtttgaaccacccgcgccgatctttcggaattcagtccactctaaccgttgagctattgaggcccTTAAGGTTACTTAATTGAGGTTAACCTGTACACTTTCAGAAAAGCctttaaagtaagtaaaaatacctattattcGATTGTACCTATTGAGTTTGGAGCAGGTGGTGGGTCACTTCAGATTAGTTTAGATTGAAAACGCCTAAAACTTGCCATTGACTTCCACTCTACCCTCGCTCTGACGGAGTTAGGAAAAACAGAAAAGGGTAAGTAATTTCAAGATTCTTGACATGTGATGCccatcatgtacctacctacaattgaACACATCCATCTAATGGGCAGTTTTATTGTAGTAGCACATCGACAATAGAACCCAAATTGAATAAAAAGATGAATCATAGACAAGACAGTTTAGCTAACCATACAGATATCACAATGCACCATCAATCATATTAATGCGAGCTCGAAAATATTAATTGCCAGGTAGGTAACTAATTTTTGAAGACCTCCGTTATGCCTCCGTCTGATGCACCTGTGCCACTTTGCaatcaatttttcaaaatttacacAGATTTTATCTTCGGGTTATTTTATAGCAATCAGCGCAAGTAACACGGCATACATTGATGCAgatgatgattttaaaacaCAGGTAGACCCTATCTGTAGAATCCTATGATGTATTTTTGTGAACAGATTGTCGACGACTTCGATACCCTCTCACCACTATTGCTGGAAACCTCTCCTGATGGTCAATGTTTTCATCCTTTTAAAAGTTATCTAACTTCCAGCCATCTGATATTTACCTACCATTCAAATGAGGCAGGGGTCTAGTTTTAAATtgtggttaaaaaaatatatttgttaacAGGAAATAACTGGATACAATTGGGACGAAGAAACTCAAGGCATAATACTCAGCGCATTTTACTATGGTTACATAGTAACGCATTTGCCTGGTGGCATGTTGGCTGAAAGATTCGGTGGGAAGTACTCCCTCGGCTTCGGCGTGCTCAGTACTGCTGTGTTCACGCTGCTGACTCCATGGGCGGTGAACATGGGAGGCGCTACAGGACTTATCATACTTCGAGTTCTTGAAGGCTTGGGcgaggtaaattattattatacattttcCGTATTTTTCCAAATGCCCATTCAAATACTACTTTAAATGATGTCGATTGATAACTTTCTTCCATAAATTGATGCCCACCATCAGTGATTATTTAATTAGGTTCACCTATTTaaggaaaagaaaaaaatccctTAAGGTCCGCTAAATCGACAAAGGAAACTGATTTTAAGCGATTATATCTATCCTTTGGTATGTGGAGTACAGATAGAAAATGGCAATAGCTAAACATAATATCATTTAAGTCGAACTTGGTTAATACGACGAATTTATTACTAAACTAAGTCCTTAAAATTTCTTTAGGGTACAACATTTCCTGCCCTGAACGCGATGTTAGCTCGATGGGCCCCTGTGTCAGAGCGAGGACGAATGGGATCGCTGGTGTTCGGAGGTGCCCAAATTGGGAACATTGCTGGGACGTATTTCTCAGGACTTGTTATCAAAGAGACCGGTGAATGGCAATCGGTGTTTTATCTCTTCGGTAGCATCGGGATCCTGTGGTTTATTTTATGggtgagtaggtattttaagaTACGCAGTATTTTACGCTCAATAATATCTAATAAGATTTTCAGAATCTGAGCTTTACCAAGCCATGCAGAAATGTTACACTATTGTAAAACTTTTTGACTTTGCTTTCAGTGAAAtgcaattaaaattaagttagaCGATCGCAAATTGACTGTTAAATccatttttattttccaggCGTTGCTGTGTTACAATGACCCCGAATCACATCCCTATATTTCGGACAAAGAAAAGAAGTACTTGGAAGAAGCTCTCGGCAGGCATCACAACAGCCAACCTTCAGCCATTCCATGGAAAGCAATTTTCATGTCCGTCCCCTTGTGGGCTCTAGTTTGCGCACAGGTATGTAAAAAAGAAACTATTATCTTAGTCCAAAACTGTTTTAATGATCCAAAAAGGCAGACCTTAAAATCGTAAAGTTTACCTTAAACATTCATATAGAAAGTTGATTTTAAGTAATGTTTTGAAATCAGACTAAAATTGCAAAATTGAGCGAATTGCAATGCCTgcctactaagtacctacttacttattaaaaaaatataatatcggAATATTACTGAAACTCGAAAGACTT is from Maniola jurtina chromosome 14, ilManJurt1.1, whole genome shotgun sequence and encodes:
- the LOC123871745 gene encoding putative inorganic phosphate cotransporter isoform X1; the protein is MNCIERIILASSSIESSYGKNYGASTSEWTPLLGRPKNIPEDLISLFVIPQRWVMAIMGFLAVANAYTMRVCLNIAITQMVRRHAATSAYEVGSCPGDVDEVTDESKEITGYNWDEETQGIILSAFYYGYIVTHLPGGMLAERFGGKYSLGFGVLSTAVFTLLTPWAVNMGGATGLIILRVLEGLGEGTTFPALNAMLARWAPVSERGRMGSLVFGGAQIGNIAGTYFSGLVIKETGEWQSVFYLFGSIGILWFILWALLCYNDPESHPYISDKEKKYLEEALGRHHNSQPSAIPWKAIFMSVPLWALVCAQIGHDYGYFTMVTDLPKYMTGVLKFDIHRTGTLAALPYAVMWISSIIFGWLCDKIVKRKWMTVTNSRKTFTTIASVGPGICMILASYSGCNTEAVVILFTASMGLMGAFYPGMKVNALDLTSNYAGTIMAIVNGIGAITGIIAPYLVGLLTPDSTLTQWRLVFWITLAVFIVTNLVFVAWASGDEQWWNSSAQDPKKQEIEAATNQTVQSEIKL
- the LOC123871745 gene encoding putative inorganic phosphate cotransporter isoform X2, whose product is MLTGWQLILSKLFVIPQRWVMAIMGFLAVANAYTMRVCLNIAITQMVRRHAATSAYEVGSCPGDVDEVTDESKEITGYNWDEETQGIILSAFYYGYIVTHLPGGMLAERFGGKYSLGFGVLSTAVFTLLTPWAVNMGGATGLIILRVLEGLGEGTTFPALNAMLARWAPVSERGRMGSLVFGGAQIGNIAGTYFSGLVIKETGEWQSVFYLFGSIGILWFILWALLCYNDPESHPYISDKEKKYLEEALGRHHNSQPSAIPWKAIFMSVPLWALVCAQIGHDYGYFTMVTDLPKYMTGVLKFDIHRTGTLAALPYAVMWISSIIFGWLCDKIVKRKWMTVTNSRKTFTTIASVGPGICMILASYSGCNTEAVVILFTASMGLMGAFYPGMKVNALDLTSNYAGTIMAIVNGIGAITGIIAPYLVGLLTPDSTLTQWRLVFWITLAVFIVTNLVFVAWASGDEQWWNSSAQDPKKQEIEAATNQTVQSEIKL